A genomic stretch from Juglans microcarpa x Juglans regia isolate MS1-56 chromosome 3S, Jm3101_v1.0, whole genome shotgun sequence includes:
- the LOC121257776 gene encoding cold-regulated protein 27-like: protein MGEGLRPSTIPSVLSPDPEATGRFRSDLTEWTDEKHSLYIDSLEASFVTKLQRSMHMHAWHSEANTWGSYSAEEPRSKTCNSSDLFVVLRDGSWQKINFERNVPLLDSTADSQVVLRSPWIRHFTSSGKRRCRLQIRILRMKTKERSQAVCIHDEKVEDNCS, encoded by the exons ATGGGAGAGGGACTCCGGCCTAGTACTATTCCGTCAGTACTGTCTCCCGATCCCGAGGCAACGGGGAGATTCCGGAGCGACTTGACAGAATGGACAGACGAGAAGCACAGTCTGTATATTGATTCTCTAGAGGCATCATTTGTTACCAAGCTGCAGCGATCCATGCATATGCATGCTTGGCACTCCGAAGCAAACACCTGGGGATCATATTCAGCTGAAGAACCTCGATCCAAAACTTGCAATTCTTCTGACCTG TTTGTGGTACTACGAGATGGCAGCTGGCAGAAGATCAACTTTGAAAGAAATGTTCCTTTGTTGGACAGCACTGCTGATTCTCAGGTTGTTCTAAGAAGTCCATGGATACGCCATTTTACATCTTCAGGAAAGCGGCGCTGT AGGCTTCAGATCAGAATTTTGCGGATGAAGACCAAGGAGAGAAGTCAAGCTGTGTGCATCCATGATGAAAAGGTTGAAGATAACTGCAGCTGA
- the LOC121257774 gene encoding LOW QUALITY PROTEIN: ABSCISIC ACID-INSENSITIVE 5-like protein 5 (The sequence of the model RefSeq protein was modified relative to this genomic sequence to represent the inferred CDS: inserted 1 base in 1 codon), with product MGSYVDLDFKKINDAPPGDGSNEKPQGNYALTQQPSIYSLTFDEFQNTLGDQGKDFGSMNMDELLKNIWTAEETQAMTSLAGGRDGNVLGGNLQRQGSLTLPWTLGQKTVDEVWRDLIRESSWYGALDGSVTGGXNLPLRQQTLGEMTLEEFLMRAGALGEDIELTRRLTGFYGELSQPNDNPSLAFEFQQPSRSNGVFVNQIIGNNNSIPTQPASLALNAGRVRSPRQQIQQQQQQQPLFPKPSTVPFASPIHLVNNAQLACPQSKSTVVGVAKPTVNTGLVQNGRISKVGLGPGAVSSLAGSAASQILSDVIAKNGVHTASLPPVSYVFGQERRCGVNEKVVERRQRRMIKNRESAARSRARKQAYTLELEAEVAKLKEMNQELQEKQEEIMEMQNNQVDVPLDISYKALDQMNQLWGSKRQCLKRTLTGPW from the exons atggGGTCTTATGTGGATTTGGATTTCAAGAAAATCAATGATGCACCACCTGGGGATGGAAGTAATGAGAAGCCACAAGGAAATTATGCGTTGACTCAGCAGCCTTCTATATACTCCTTGACATTTGATGAGTTCCAGAACACCTTGGGTGACCAAGGAAAGGATTTCGGGTCCATGAATATGGAtgaacttttgaaaaatatatggactGCTGAGGAGACTCAAGCCATGACATCTTTGGCTGGTGGGAGGGATGGAAATGTCCTGGGTGGGAATTTGCAGAGGCAAGGATCTTTGACATTGCCATGGACACTTGGTCAGAAAACTGTTGATGAGGTTTGGAGAGACTTGATTAGGGAAAGTAGTTGGTACGGTGCTCTAGATGGGAGCGTCACTGGGG CAAATTTGCCGCTGAGGCAACAAACTCTGGGAGAGATGACTTTAGAAGAGTTTTTGATGAGAGCGGGAGCGCTGGGAGAAGATATCGAACTAACTAGAAGGCTTACTGGATTCTATGGTGAACTATCTCAACCAAATGATAATCCCAGTTTAGCTTTTGAGTTTCAACAGCCAAGTCGAAGTAATGGGGTCTTTGTCAATCAGATAATAGGGAACAATAATTCAATTCCTACTCAGCCTGCTAGTTTAGCACTGAATGCAGGTCGAGTTAGGTCTCCTCGCCAACAAattcagcagcagcagcagcaacaaccaCTCTTCCCCAAACCTTCGACTGTGCCTTTTGCCTCTCCCATACATCTAGTAAACAATGCTCAGCTTGCTTGCCCGCAAAGTAAGAGTACAGTCGTTGGAGTTGCAAAGCCTACTGTGAATACTGGTTTAGTTCAGAATGGACGAATTAGCAAGGTTGGTTTGGGTCCTGGGGCTGTCTCTAGTTTGGCTGGATCCGCTGCAAGTCAGATATTATCAGATGTGATTGCAAAGAATGGTGTACATACGGCGTCATTGCCACCAGTTTCATATGTATTTGGCCAGGAAAGGAGATGCGGGGTTAATGAGAAAGTAGTTGAGAGAAGGCAAAGGAGAATGATCAAGAACAGAGAGTCAGCTGCAAGATCACGGGCTCGTAAGCAG GCATATACCTTGGAACTGGAAGCAGAAGTTGcaaaactgaaagaaatgaaCCAAGAATTACAGGAAAAACAG GAAGAAATTATGGAGATGCAGAATAACCAGGTAGATGTCCCCTTAGATATTTCTTATAAG GCATTAGATCAAATGAATCAGCTGTGGGGAAGTAAAAGACAGTGCTTGAAAAGGACACTGACGGGCCCTTGGTAG
- the LOC121257771 gene encoding ferredoxin--nitrite reductase, chloroplastic, whose protein sequence is MSSLSVRFLSPPLSSSTSAWPRTRSSSTQSVAPVTEKVEVERLEPRVEEREGYWVLKEKFREGINPSEKVKLQKEPMKLFMENGIEELAKMSLEEIENSKVTKDDIDVRLKWLGLFHRRKHQYGRFMMRLKLPNGVTTSAQTRYLASVIRKYGKDGCADVTTRQNWQIRGVVLPDVPEILKGLAEVGLTSLQSGMDNVRNPVGNPLAGIDPHEIVDTRPYSNLLSQFLTANSFGNPAVTNLPRKWNVCVVGSHDLFEHPHINDLAYMPAVKDERFGFNLLVGGFFSPKRCAEAVSLDAWVPADDVIPVCKAILEAYRDLGNRGNRQKTRMMWLIDELGIEGFRSEVVKRMAQKQLERASPEDLIQKQWERRDYLGVHPQKQEGFSYVGLHIPVGRVQADDMDELARLADSYGSGELRLTVEQNIIIPNIENSKLNELLEEPLLKDRFSPEPPILMKGLVACTGNQFCGQAIIETKARALKVTEEVQRLVAVTRPIRMHWTGCPNTCGQVQVADIGFMGCMARDENRKPCEGVDVFLGGRIGSDSHLGDLYKKGVPCKDLVPLVVDILVKHFGAVPREREDEED, encoded by the exons ATGTCGTCGCTCTCAGTGCGCTTTCTTTCACCTCCCCTGTCCTCTTCCACCTCTGCATGGCCAAGGACAAGGTCCTCATCCACTCAATCGGTGGCACCTGTTACGGAGAAAGTGGAGGTGGAGAGGCTGGAGCCGAGagtggaagagagagaagggtacTGGGTGTTGAAGGAGAAGTTCAGGGAAGGCATAAACCCTTCGGAGAAGGTGAAGCTTCAAAAAGAGCCCATGAAGCTTTTCATGGAAAATGGGATAGAAGAGCTGGCCAAGATGTCGCTGGAGGAGATTGAGAACAGTAAAGTTACTAAGGACGATATTGATGTGAGGCTTAAGTGGCTTGGTCTCTTCCATAGGAGAAAGCATCAAT ATGGTAGATTTATGATGCGACTGAAGCTACCTAATGGGGTGACAACAAGTGCGCAAACTCGATACTTGGCGAGTGTGATTAGGAAATATGGTAAGGATGGGTGCGCCGATGTGACAACCAGGCAAAATTGGCAAATTCGTGGAGTGGTACTGCCTGATGTGCCGGAAATACTTAAAGGTCTAGCAGAAGTTGGCTTGACAAGCCTGCAGAGTGGAATGGACAATGTGAGAAACCCTGTTGGGAACCCTCTTGCAGGGATTGATCCACACGAGATTGTTGATACACGGCCTTACTCCAACTTGTTATCACAGTTTCTCACTGCCAATTCATTTGGTAACCCGGCGGTCACTAACTT GCCAAGGAAGTGGAATGTGTGCGTGGTGGGTTCTCATGATCTCTTTGAGCATCCTCACATCAATGATCTCGCTTACATGCCTGCTGTAAAGGATGAACGGTTTGGTTTCAATCTGCTGGTTGGAGGCTTCTTTAGTCCCAAGCGATGTGCAGAGGCAGTATCTCTTGATGCCTGGGTCCCGGCAGATGATGTGATCCCAGTGTGCAAAGCCATATTAGAGGCTTATAGGGATCTCGGCAACAGAGGGAACCGGCAAAAAACAAGAATGATGTGGTTGATTGATGAACTT GGTATTGAAGGATTCAGGTCAGAGGTAGTCAAAAGAATGGCCCAAAAGCAGCTGGAGAGAGCTTCTCCTGAAGACCTGATTCAGAAGCAATGGGAAAGGAGAGATTATCTTGGTGTCCATCCACAGAAGCAAGAAGGTTTTAGTTATGTGGGTCTTCACATTCCTGTAGGTCGAGTCCAGGCAGATGACATGGATGAACTAGCTCGTTTGGCAGACTCATATGGTTCAGGTGAACTCCGGCTGACTGTGGAGCAAAACATCATAATTCCAAACATTGAGAACTCAAAACTCAACGAGTTACTTGAAGAGCCTCTATTGAAAGACAGGTTTTCACCAGAACCGCCTATTCTCATGAAAGGGTTGGTGGCATGCACTGGCAACCAATTCTGTGGGCAGGCCATTATAGAGACAAAGGCCAGGGCCTTGAAGGTGACTGAGGAAGTTCAAAGGCTAGTGGCAGTGACTCGGCCGATTAGGATGCACTGGACTGGCTGTCCAAACACTTGTGGGCAGGTACAAGTGGCTGATATTGGTTTCATGGGGTGCATGGCAAGGGATGAGAATAGGAAGCCTTGCGAAGGTGTTGATGTTTTTTTGGGAGGCAGAATTGGTAGCGACTCACATTTGGGAGATCTTTACAAGAAGGGTGTTCCTTGCAAGGACTTGGTGCCATTAGTGGTGGACATTCTGGTTAAACATTTTGGAGCTGTACCGAGGGAGAGGGAAGACGAGGAGGATTGA